In a single window of the Lates calcarifer isolate ASB-BC8 linkage group LG1, TLL_Latcal_v3, whole genome shotgun sequence genome:
- the ddx3xa gene encoding DEAD-box helicase 3 X-linked a isoform X4, with translation MSHVVIDNPHGLDQQLAALDLNSADGQGGGTGRRYIPPHLRNKDASKNAGNAYSAGRQCGYSVAPVNLFSSKQFPQPWQAECQQRHRNNYTSGWDDCKIGYPRLASQELAFYHAYSGGWRNRCASACTDSSVATDGNDDTASVQSWADRCDSPGWDGGRSNGFVNGYHDNRTNGGFGGRGPPRNDRGFGSYENKDGGWGGPPRDAAYNSFGGRSDRSKSAFFNDRGAGSRGRYERGGFAGGGNSRWVEDARDDDWSKPTAPNERLEHELFSGSNTGINFEKYDDIPVEATGSNCPPHIESFHDVDMGEIIMGNITLSRYTRPTPVQKHAIPIIKSKRDLMACAQTGSGKTAAFLLPVLSQIYTDGPGDALQAAKNNGQENGRYGRRKQYPLSLVLAPTRELALQIYDEARKFAYRSRVRPCVVYGGADIGQQIRDLERGCHLLVATPGRLVDMMERGKIGLDYCNYLVLDEADRMLDMGFEPQIRRIVEQDTMPPKGIRQTMMFSATFPKEIQILARDFLEDYIFLAVGRVGSTSENITQKVVWVEETDKRSFLLDLLNATVIPSEVQENVTEAPEKPGKDSLTLVFVETKKGADALEDFLYHEGYACTSIHGDRSQRDREEALHHFRSGRCPILVATAVAARGLDICNVKHVINFDLPSDIEEYVHRIGRTGRVGNLGLATSFFNDKNSNITKDLLDILVEAKQEVPSWLESLAYEHQHKSSNRGRSKRFSGGFGARDYRQTSGGSGNFSGNRAGRNTGGHGGNRGFGGGGFGGNFYSNDGYGGNYSHSGSVDWWGN, from the exons ATGAGTCATGTGGTCATTGATAATCCACACGGTCTAGATCAGCAG cttGCTGCCCTAGACTTGAACTCTGCTGACGGACAAGGCGGAGGAACTGGCA GGCGTTACATTCCACCTCACTTGAGGAACAAAGATGCTTCCAAAAACG CAGGAAATGCTTATTCCGCTGGTAGACAGTGCGGTTATTCAGTGGCACCAGTAAATCTCT TTTCTTCTAAGCAGTTCCCACAACCATGGCAGGCAGAGTGTCAGCAAAGGCACAGAAATAACTATACTTCAGGATGGGATGACTGTAAGATTG GTTACCCAAGACTGGCCTCTCAAGAGCTTGCCTTTTACCATGCCTACAGTGGGGGTTGGCGAAACAGATGTG CCTCAGCCTGCACTGATAGCAGTGTGGCCACCGATGGGAACGATGACACAGCCAGTGTCCAAAGCTGGGCAGATCGTTGTG ATTCACCTGGATGGGACGGCGGACGCAGCAATGGATTTGTGAATGGTTACCACGACAACCGCACAAACGGGGGCTTCGGAGGGCGTGGACCCCCTCGCAATGATAGAG GGTTTGGCAGTtatgaaaacaaagatggcGGCTGGGGAGGACCTCCCAGGGATGCCGCCTACAACAGCTTTGGGGGCCGATCTGATAGGTCCAAGTCTGCCTTCTTCAATGACCGTGGGGCAGGCTCAAGGGGAAG ATATGAGCGTGGGGGCTTTGCAGGTGGAGGAAACAGCCGTTGGGTGGAGGACGCCAGAGATGATGACTGGTCCAAGCCCACTGCTCCCAACGAGCGCCTGGAACA TGAGCTTTTCTCTGGAAGCAACACTGGGATAAACTTTGAGAAATACGATGATATTCCCGTGGAGGCCACTGGGAGCAACTGCCCGCCCCACATTGAAAGC TTCCATGATGTGGACATGGGGGAGATTATCATGGGGAACATCACCCTGAGTCGCTACACTCGTCCCACCCCAGTCCAGAAACATGCTATCCCTATCATCAAGTCCAAGAGAGACCTGATGGCTTGTGCCCAGACTG GCTCTGGTAAGACCGCTGCCTTCTTGCTGCCGGTGCTGAGTCAGATCTACACTGATGGTCCCGGAGATGCTCTGCAAGCTGCCAAGAACAACGGGCAG GAGAACGGAAGGTACGGCCGCCGTAAGCAGTACCCACTCTCCCTGGTGCTTGCTCCCACCAGAGAACTGGCCTTGCAGATCTATGATGAGGCGAGGAAG TTTGCCTATCGTTCACGAGTGCGTCCCTGCGTGGTGTATGGTGGAGCTGACATTGGCCAGCAGATCAGGGATTTGGAGAGAGGCTGCCACCTGCTTGTGGCCACACCTGGACGTCTGGTTGATATGATGGAGAGGGGCAAGATCGGTCTAGACTATTGCAA ctaCTTGGTCCTGGATGAGGCTGACCGCATGTTGGACATGGGTTTTGAGCCACAGATCAGACGCATTGTGGAGCAAGACACAATGCCACCTAAAGGCATTCGTCAGACCATGATGTTCAGTGCCACCTTCCCCAAGGAGATCCAG ATCCTGGCTCGAGACTTCCTGGAGGACTACATTTTCCTCGCAGTGGGGCGTGTCGGTTCCACATCAGAAAATATCACTCAGAAGGTAGTTTGggtggaggagacagacaagAGGTCCTTCCTCCTCGACCTGCTCAATGCCACAG TTATTCCCAGTGAGGTTCAGGAAAATGTGACAGAGGCCCCAGAGAAACCGG GCAAAGACTCATTGACTCTGGTGTTTGTGGAAACCAAGAAAGGAGCAGATGCTCTTGAAGACTTCCTTTACCACGAGGGTTACGCCTGCACCAGCATCCATGGAGATCGGtcccagagagacagagaggaggctcTGCATCACTTCCGGTCTGGACGCTGTCCCATCTTGGTGGCTACAGCT GTGGCTGCTAGAGGTCTGGACATTTGCAATGTGAAGCATGTCATTAACTTTGATTTGCCCAGTGACATTGAGGAGTACGTTCACCGTATTGGCCGTACGGGACGTGTGGGCAATCTTG GTCTGGCCACGTCGTTCTTTAAcgacaaaaacagcaacataacCAAAGATTTGCTGGACATTTTGGTGGAGGCCAAGCAGGAGGTTCCCTCCTGGCTTGAGAGCCTGGCCTATGAGCACCAGCACAAGAGCAGCAACCGTGGACGCTCCAAGAG GTTCTCTGGCGGTTTCGGAGCTAGAGACTACCGTCAGACGTCTGGCGGCTCTGGAAACTTCAGCGGCAACCGTGCAGGGCGCAACACTGGAGGCCATGGAGGAAACCGTGGCTTTGGTGGAG GTGGCTTTGGTGGCAACTTCTACAGTAATGACGGCTATGGAGGAAATTACAGCCACTCTGGTAGTGTGGATTGGTGGGGCAACTAG
- the ddx3xa gene encoding DEAD-box helicase 3 X-linked a isoform X1: MSHVVIDNPHGLDQQLAALDLNSADGQGGGTGRRYIPPHLRNKDASKNAGNAYSAGRQCGYSVAPVNLFSSKQFPQPWQAECQQRHRNNYTSGWDDCKIGYPRLASQELAFYHAYSGGWRNRCASACTDSSVATDGNDDTASVQSWADRCDSPGWDGGRSNGFVNGYHDNRTNGGFGGRGPPRNDRGGRGAYRGNRGGGSFNQPLQNAGFGSYENKDGGWGGPPRDAAYNSFGGRSDRSKSAFFNDRGAGSRGRYERGGFAGGGNSRWVEDARDDDWSKPTAPNERLEHELFSGSNTGINFEKYDDIPVEATGSNCPPHIESFHDVDMGEIIMGNITLSRYTRPTPVQKHAIPIIKSKRDLMACAQTGSGKTAAFLLPVLSQIYTDGPGDALQAAKNNGQENGRYGRRKQYPLSLVLAPTRELALQIYDEARKFAYRSRVRPCVVYGGADIGQQIRDLERGCHLLVATPGRLVDMMERGKIGLDYCNYLVLDEADRMLDMGFEPQIRRIVEQDTMPPKGIRQTMMFSATFPKEIQILARDFLEDYIFLAVGRVGSTSENITQKVVWVEETDKRSFLLDLLNATVIPSEVQENVTEAPEKPGKDSLTLVFVETKKGADALEDFLYHEGYACTSIHGDRSQRDREEALHHFRSGRCPILVATAVAARGLDICNVKHVINFDLPSDIEEYVHRIGRTGRVGNLGLATSFFNDKNSNITKDLLDILVEAKQEVPSWLESLAYEHQHKSSNRGRSKRFSGGFGARDYRQTSGGSGNFSGNRAGRNTGGHGGNRGFGGGGFGGNFYSNDGYGGNYSHSGSVDWWGN, translated from the exons ATGAGTCATGTGGTCATTGATAATCCACACGGTCTAGATCAGCAG cttGCTGCCCTAGACTTGAACTCTGCTGACGGACAAGGCGGAGGAACTGGCA GGCGTTACATTCCACCTCACTTGAGGAACAAAGATGCTTCCAAAAACG CAGGAAATGCTTATTCCGCTGGTAGACAGTGCGGTTATTCAGTGGCACCAGTAAATCTCT TTTCTTCTAAGCAGTTCCCACAACCATGGCAGGCAGAGTGTCAGCAAAGGCACAGAAATAACTATACTTCAGGATGGGATGACTGTAAGATTG GTTACCCAAGACTGGCCTCTCAAGAGCTTGCCTTTTACCATGCCTACAGTGGGGGTTGGCGAAACAGATGTG CCTCAGCCTGCACTGATAGCAGTGTGGCCACCGATGGGAACGATGACACAGCCAGTGTCCAAAGCTGGGCAGATCGTTGTG ATTCACCTGGATGGGACGGCGGACGCAGCAATGGATTTGTGAATGGTTACCACGACAACCGCACAAACGGGGGCTTCGGAGGGCGTGGACCCCCTCGCAATGATAGAGGTGGGCGCGGCGCCTACCGTGGTAACAGGGGTGGAGGCTCGTTTAATCAACCATTACAAAATGCAG GGTTTGGCAGTtatgaaaacaaagatggcGGCTGGGGAGGACCTCCCAGGGATGCCGCCTACAACAGCTTTGGGGGCCGATCTGATAGGTCCAAGTCTGCCTTCTTCAATGACCGTGGGGCAGGCTCAAGGGGAAG ATATGAGCGTGGGGGCTTTGCAGGTGGAGGAAACAGCCGTTGGGTGGAGGACGCCAGAGATGATGACTGGTCCAAGCCCACTGCTCCCAACGAGCGCCTGGAACA TGAGCTTTTCTCTGGAAGCAACACTGGGATAAACTTTGAGAAATACGATGATATTCCCGTGGAGGCCACTGGGAGCAACTGCCCGCCCCACATTGAAAGC TTCCATGATGTGGACATGGGGGAGATTATCATGGGGAACATCACCCTGAGTCGCTACACTCGTCCCACCCCAGTCCAGAAACATGCTATCCCTATCATCAAGTCCAAGAGAGACCTGATGGCTTGTGCCCAGACTG GCTCTGGTAAGACCGCTGCCTTCTTGCTGCCGGTGCTGAGTCAGATCTACACTGATGGTCCCGGAGATGCTCTGCAAGCTGCCAAGAACAACGGGCAG GAGAACGGAAGGTACGGCCGCCGTAAGCAGTACCCACTCTCCCTGGTGCTTGCTCCCACCAGAGAACTGGCCTTGCAGATCTATGATGAGGCGAGGAAG TTTGCCTATCGTTCACGAGTGCGTCCCTGCGTGGTGTATGGTGGAGCTGACATTGGCCAGCAGATCAGGGATTTGGAGAGAGGCTGCCACCTGCTTGTGGCCACACCTGGACGTCTGGTTGATATGATGGAGAGGGGCAAGATCGGTCTAGACTATTGCAA ctaCTTGGTCCTGGATGAGGCTGACCGCATGTTGGACATGGGTTTTGAGCCACAGATCAGACGCATTGTGGAGCAAGACACAATGCCACCTAAAGGCATTCGTCAGACCATGATGTTCAGTGCCACCTTCCCCAAGGAGATCCAG ATCCTGGCTCGAGACTTCCTGGAGGACTACATTTTCCTCGCAGTGGGGCGTGTCGGTTCCACATCAGAAAATATCACTCAGAAGGTAGTTTGggtggaggagacagacaagAGGTCCTTCCTCCTCGACCTGCTCAATGCCACAG TTATTCCCAGTGAGGTTCAGGAAAATGTGACAGAGGCCCCAGAGAAACCGG GCAAAGACTCATTGACTCTGGTGTTTGTGGAAACCAAGAAAGGAGCAGATGCTCTTGAAGACTTCCTTTACCACGAGGGTTACGCCTGCACCAGCATCCATGGAGATCGGtcccagagagacagagaggaggctcTGCATCACTTCCGGTCTGGACGCTGTCCCATCTTGGTGGCTACAGCT GTGGCTGCTAGAGGTCTGGACATTTGCAATGTGAAGCATGTCATTAACTTTGATTTGCCCAGTGACATTGAGGAGTACGTTCACCGTATTGGCCGTACGGGACGTGTGGGCAATCTTG GTCTGGCCACGTCGTTCTTTAAcgacaaaaacagcaacataacCAAAGATTTGCTGGACATTTTGGTGGAGGCCAAGCAGGAGGTTCCCTCCTGGCTTGAGAGCCTGGCCTATGAGCACCAGCACAAGAGCAGCAACCGTGGACGCTCCAAGAG GTTCTCTGGCGGTTTCGGAGCTAGAGACTACCGTCAGACGTCTGGCGGCTCTGGAAACTTCAGCGGCAACCGTGCAGGGCGCAACACTGGAGGCCATGGAGGAAACCGTGGCTTTGGTGGAG GTGGCTTTGGTGGCAACTTCTACAGTAATGACGGCTATGGAGGAAATTACAGCCACTCTGGTAGTGTGGATTGGTGGGGCAACTAG
- the ddx3xa gene encoding DEAD-box helicase 3 X-linked a isoform X3 — protein sequence MSHVVIDNPHGLDQQLAALDLNSADGQGGGTGRRYIPPHLRNKDASKNAGNAYSAGRQCGYSVAPVNLFSSKQFPQPWQAECQQRHRNNYTSGWDDCYPRLASQELAFYHAYSGGWRNRCASACTDSSVATDGNDDTASVQSWADRCDSPGWDGGRSNGFVNGYHDNRTNGGFGGRGPPRNDRGGRGAYRGNRGGGSFNQPLQNAGFGSYENKDGGWGGPPRDAAYNSFGGRSDRSKSAFFNDRGAGSRGRYERGGFAGGGNSRWVEDARDDDWSKPTAPNERLEHELFSGSNTGINFEKYDDIPVEATGSNCPPHIESFHDVDMGEIIMGNITLSRYTRPTPVQKHAIPIIKSKRDLMACAQTGSGKTAAFLLPVLSQIYTDGPGDALQAAKNNGQENGRYGRRKQYPLSLVLAPTRELALQIYDEARKFAYRSRVRPCVVYGGADIGQQIRDLERGCHLLVATPGRLVDMMERGKIGLDYCNYLVLDEADRMLDMGFEPQIRRIVEQDTMPPKGIRQTMMFSATFPKEIQILARDFLEDYIFLAVGRVGSTSENITQKVVWVEETDKRSFLLDLLNATVIPSEVQENVTEAPEKPGKDSLTLVFVETKKGADALEDFLYHEGYACTSIHGDRSQRDREEALHHFRSGRCPILVATAVAARGLDICNVKHVINFDLPSDIEEYVHRIGRTGRVGNLGLATSFFNDKNSNITKDLLDILVEAKQEVPSWLESLAYEHQHKSSNRGRSKRFSGGFGARDYRQTSGGSGNFSGNRAGRNTGGHGGNRGFGGGGFGGNFYSNDGYGGNYSHSGSVDWWGN from the exons ATGAGTCATGTGGTCATTGATAATCCACACGGTCTAGATCAGCAG cttGCTGCCCTAGACTTGAACTCTGCTGACGGACAAGGCGGAGGAACTGGCA GGCGTTACATTCCACCTCACTTGAGGAACAAAGATGCTTCCAAAAACG CAGGAAATGCTTATTCCGCTGGTAGACAGTGCGGTTATTCAGTGGCACCAGTAAATCTCT TTTCTTCTAAGCAGTTCCCACAACCATGGCAGGCAGAGTGTCAGCAAAGGCACAGAAATAACTATACTTCAGGATGGGATGACT GTTACCCAAGACTGGCCTCTCAAGAGCTTGCCTTTTACCATGCCTACAGTGGGGGTTGGCGAAACAGATGTG CCTCAGCCTGCACTGATAGCAGTGTGGCCACCGATGGGAACGATGACACAGCCAGTGTCCAAAGCTGGGCAGATCGTTGTG ATTCACCTGGATGGGACGGCGGACGCAGCAATGGATTTGTGAATGGTTACCACGACAACCGCACAAACGGGGGCTTCGGAGGGCGTGGACCCCCTCGCAATGATAGAGGTGGGCGCGGCGCCTACCGTGGTAACAGGGGTGGAGGCTCGTTTAATCAACCATTACAAAATGCAG GGTTTGGCAGTtatgaaaacaaagatggcGGCTGGGGAGGACCTCCCAGGGATGCCGCCTACAACAGCTTTGGGGGCCGATCTGATAGGTCCAAGTCTGCCTTCTTCAATGACCGTGGGGCAGGCTCAAGGGGAAG ATATGAGCGTGGGGGCTTTGCAGGTGGAGGAAACAGCCGTTGGGTGGAGGACGCCAGAGATGATGACTGGTCCAAGCCCACTGCTCCCAACGAGCGCCTGGAACA TGAGCTTTTCTCTGGAAGCAACACTGGGATAAACTTTGAGAAATACGATGATATTCCCGTGGAGGCCACTGGGAGCAACTGCCCGCCCCACATTGAAAGC TTCCATGATGTGGACATGGGGGAGATTATCATGGGGAACATCACCCTGAGTCGCTACACTCGTCCCACCCCAGTCCAGAAACATGCTATCCCTATCATCAAGTCCAAGAGAGACCTGATGGCTTGTGCCCAGACTG GCTCTGGTAAGACCGCTGCCTTCTTGCTGCCGGTGCTGAGTCAGATCTACACTGATGGTCCCGGAGATGCTCTGCAAGCTGCCAAGAACAACGGGCAG GAGAACGGAAGGTACGGCCGCCGTAAGCAGTACCCACTCTCCCTGGTGCTTGCTCCCACCAGAGAACTGGCCTTGCAGATCTATGATGAGGCGAGGAAG TTTGCCTATCGTTCACGAGTGCGTCCCTGCGTGGTGTATGGTGGAGCTGACATTGGCCAGCAGATCAGGGATTTGGAGAGAGGCTGCCACCTGCTTGTGGCCACACCTGGACGTCTGGTTGATATGATGGAGAGGGGCAAGATCGGTCTAGACTATTGCAA ctaCTTGGTCCTGGATGAGGCTGACCGCATGTTGGACATGGGTTTTGAGCCACAGATCAGACGCATTGTGGAGCAAGACACAATGCCACCTAAAGGCATTCGTCAGACCATGATGTTCAGTGCCACCTTCCCCAAGGAGATCCAG ATCCTGGCTCGAGACTTCCTGGAGGACTACATTTTCCTCGCAGTGGGGCGTGTCGGTTCCACATCAGAAAATATCACTCAGAAGGTAGTTTGggtggaggagacagacaagAGGTCCTTCCTCCTCGACCTGCTCAATGCCACAG TTATTCCCAGTGAGGTTCAGGAAAATGTGACAGAGGCCCCAGAGAAACCGG GCAAAGACTCATTGACTCTGGTGTTTGTGGAAACCAAGAAAGGAGCAGATGCTCTTGAAGACTTCCTTTACCACGAGGGTTACGCCTGCACCAGCATCCATGGAGATCGGtcccagagagacagagaggaggctcTGCATCACTTCCGGTCTGGACGCTGTCCCATCTTGGTGGCTACAGCT GTGGCTGCTAGAGGTCTGGACATTTGCAATGTGAAGCATGTCATTAACTTTGATTTGCCCAGTGACATTGAGGAGTACGTTCACCGTATTGGCCGTACGGGACGTGTGGGCAATCTTG GTCTGGCCACGTCGTTCTTTAAcgacaaaaacagcaacataacCAAAGATTTGCTGGACATTTTGGTGGAGGCCAAGCAGGAGGTTCCCTCCTGGCTTGAGAGCCTGGCCTATGAGCACCAGCACAAGAGCAGCAACCGTGGACGCTCCAAGAG GTTCTCTGGCGGTTTCGGAGCTAGAGACTACCGTCAGACGTCTGGCGGCTCTGGAAACTTCAGCGGCAACCGTGCAGGGCGCAACACTGGAGGCCATGGAGGAAACCGTGGCTTTGGTGGAG GTGGCTTTGGTGGCAACTTCTACAGTAATGACGGCTATGGAGGAAATTACAGCCACTCTGGTAGTGTGGATTGGTGGGGCAACTAG
- the ddx3xa gene encoding DEAD-box helicase 3 X-linked a isoform X5, whose amino-acid sequence MSHVVIDNPHGLDQQLAALDLNSADGQGGGTGRRYIPPHLRNKDASKNAGNAYSAGRQCGYSVAPVNLFSSKQFPQPWQAECQQRHRNNYTSGWDDCKIGYPRLASQELAFYHAYSGGWRNRCDSPGWDGGRSNGFVNGYHDNRTNGGFGGRGPPRNDRGGRGAYRGNRGGGSFNQPLQNAGFGSYENKDGGWGGPPRDAAYNSFGGRSDRSKSAFFNDRGAGSRGRYERGGFAGGGNSRWVEDARDDDWSKPTAPNERLEHELFSGSNTGINFEKYDDIPVEATGSNCPPHIESFHDVDMGEIIMGNITLSRYTRPTPVQKHAIPIIKSKRDLMACAQTGSGKTAAFLLPVLSQIYTDGPGDALQAAKNNGQENGRYGRRKQYPLSLVLAPTRELALQIYDEARKFAYRSRVRPCVVYGGADIGQQIRDLERGCHLLVATPGRLVDMMERGKIGLDYCNYLVLDEADRMLDMGFEPQIRRIVEQDTMPPKGIRQTMMFSATFPKEIQILARDFLEDYIFLAVGRVGSTSENITQKVVWVEETDKRSFLLDLLNATVIPSEVQENVTEAPEKPGKDSLTLVFVETKKGADALEDFLYHEGYACTSIHGDRSQRDREEALHHFRSGRCPILVATAVAARGLDICNVKHVINFDLPSDIEEYVHRIGRTGRVGNLGLATSFFNDKNSNITKDLLDILVEAKQEVPSWLESLAYEHQHKSSNRGRSKRFSGGFGARDYRQTSGGSGNFSGNRAGRNTGGHGGNRGFGGGGFGGNFYSNDGYGGNYSHSGSVDWWGN is encoded by the exons ATGAGTCATGTGGTCATTGATAATCCACACGGTCTAGATCAGCAG cttGCTGCCCTAGACTTGAACTCTGCTGACGGACAAGGCGGAGGAACTGGCA GGCGTTACATTCCACCTCACTTGAGGAACAAAGATGCTTCCAAAAACG CAGGAAATGCTTATTCCGCTGGTAGACAGTGCGGTTATTCAGTGGCACCAGTAAATCTCT TTTCTTCTAAGCAGTTCCCACAACCATGGCAGGCAGAGTGTCAGCAAAGGCACAGAAATAACTATACTTCAGGATGGGATGACTGTAAGATTG GTTACCCAAGACTGGCCTCTCAAGAGCTTGCCTTTTACCATGCCTACAGTGGGGGTTGGCGAAACAGATGTG ATTCACCTGGATGGGACGGCGGACGCAGCAATGGATTTGTGAATGGTTACCACGACAACCGCACAAACGGGGGCTTCGGAGGGCGTGGACCCCCTCGCAATGATAGAGGTGGGCGCGGCGCCTACCGTGGTAACAGGGGTGGAGGCTCGTTTAATCAACCATTACAAAATGCAG GGTTTGGCAGTtatgaaaacaaagatggcGGCTGGGGAGGACCTCCCAGGGATGCCGCCTACAACAGCTTTGGGGGCCGATCTGATAGGTCCAAGTCTGCCTTCTTCAATGACCGTGGGGCAGGCTCAAGGGGAAG ATATGAGCGTGGGGGCTTTGCAGGTGGAGGAAACAGCCGTTGGGTGGAGGACGCCAGAGATGATGACTGGTCCAAGCCCACTGCTCCCAACGAGCGCCTGGAACA TGAGCTTTTCTCTGGAAGCAACACTGGGATAAACTTTGAGAAATACGATGATATTCCCGTGGAGGCCACTGGGAGCAACTGCCCGCCCCACATTGAAAGC TTCCATGATGTGGACATGGGGGAGATTATCATGGGGAACATCACCCTGAGTCGCTACACTCGTCCCACCCCAGTCCAGAAACATGCTATCCCTATCATCAAGTCCAAGAGAGACCTGATGGCTTGTGCCCAGACTG GCTCTGGTAAGACCGCTGCCTTCTTGCTGCCGGTGCTGAGTCAGATCTACACTGATGGTCCCGGAGATGCTCTGCAAGCTGCCAAGAACAACGGGCAG GAGAACGGAAGGTACGGCCGCCGTAAGCAGTACCCACTCTCCCTGGTGCTTGCTCCCACCAGAGAACTGGCCTTGCAGATCTATGATGAGGCGAGGAAG TTTGCCTATCGTTCACGAGTGCGTCCCTGCGTGGTGTATGGTGGAGCTGACATTGGCCAGCAGATCAGGGATTTGGAGAGAGGCTGCCACCTGCTTGTGGCCACACCTGGACGTCTGGTTGATATGATGGAGAGGGGCAAGATCGGTCTAGACTATTGCAA ctaCTTGGTCCTGGATGAGGCTGACCGCATGTTGGACATGGGTTTTGAGCCACAGATCAGACGCATTGTGGAGCAAGACACAATGCCACCTAAAGGCATTCGTCAGACCATGATGTTCAGTGCCACCTTCCCCAAGGAGATCCAG ATCCTGGCTCGAGACTTCCTGGAGGACTACATTTTCCTCGCAGTGGGGCGTGTCGGTTCCACATCAGAAAATATCACTCAGAAGGTAGTTTGggtggaggagacagacaagAGGTCCTTCCTCCTCGACCTGCTCAATGCCACAG TTATTCCCAGTGAGGTTCAGGAAAATGTGACAGAGGCCCCAGAGAAACCGG GCAAAGACTCATTGACTCTGGTGTTTGTGGAAACCAAGAAAGGAGCAGATGCTCTTGAAGACTTCCTTTACCACGAGGGTTACGCCTGCACCAGCATCCATGGAGATCGGtcccagagagacagagaggaggctcTGCATCACTTCCGGTCTGGACGCTGTCCCATCTTGGTGGCTACAGCT GTGGCTGCTAGAGGTCTGGACATTTGCAATGTGAAGCATGTCATTAACTTTGATTTGCCCAGTGACATTGAGGAGTACGTTCACCGTATTGGCCGTACGGGACGTGTGGGCAATCTTG GTCTGGCCACGTCGTTCTTTAAcgacaaaaacagcaacataacCAAAGATTTGCTGGACATTTTGGTGGAGGCCAAGCAGGAGGTTCCCTCCTGGCTTGAGAGCCTGGCCTATGAGCACCAGCACAAGAGCAGCAACCGTGGACGCTCCAAGAG GTTCTCTGGCGGTTTCGGAGCTAGAGACTACCGTCAGACGTCTGGCGGCTCTGGAAACTTCAGCGGCAACCGTGCAGGGCGCAACACTGGAGGCCATGGAGGAAACCGTGGCTTTGGTGGAG GTGGCTTTGGTGGCAACTTCTACAGTAATGACGGCTATGGAGGAAATTACAGCCACTCTGGTAGTGTGGATTGGTGGGGCAACTAG